A genomic region of Pseudomonas frederiksbergensis contains the following coding sequences:
- a CDS encoding ComEA family DNA-binding protein, which produces MRTGYFYSLAFALLTSASIAAIAAPATKVEAVTAPLAVQVAPSGEVAKVDLNAADATTLQRELTGVGEAKAKAIVAYRESNGPFASVDELLEVKGIGKAILDKNRDKLEVN; this is translated from the coding sequence ATGCGTACAGGCTATTTCTACTCTCTGGCTTTTGCCCTTCTGACCAGCGCGTCTATTGCCGCTATTGCTGCGCCGGCGACCAAAGTCGAGGCCGTAACCGCGCCATTGGCAGTACAGGTTGCACCGTCCGGGGAGGTTGCAAAAGTCGATCTCAATGCAGCGGATGCAACGACACTGCAGCGAGAACTCACCGGGGTAGGTGAGGCCAAGGCCAAGGCGATTGTTGCGTATCGTGAGAGCAATGGACCCTTTGCGTCGGTGGATGAGTTATTGGAGGTCAAGGGCATCGGCAAGGCGATTCTGGACAAGAATCGCGACAAGCTTGAGGTGAACTGA
- a CDS encoding GntR family transcriptional regulator: protein MSSGLSLADHITLELRADIIGGRLLPGRALVEGDLVIAYNASRNTIREALHRLGQEGLTLYVRNKGVMVRQLGADQVRDLFQVRRTLELQAISASRPLREYQSDDMIEAIEAIEAIEAIEAIEAIEASQLAREREDWRAVGTHSLRFHQHIVGLLRSPLFDEFFTSVVAQLRLVFSAAPDESRFQAPWLERDRLIHDLLVDGDKPGAYEALSDYLEQLLELFNHPSRH, encoded by the coding sequence ATGAGTAGCGGACTGTCTCTGGCTGACCACATCACACTGGAGTTGCGCGCCGACATCATTGGCGGTCGTTTGCTGCCGGGCCGGGCGTTGGTGGAAGGCGATCTGGTGATCGCCTACAACGCCTCGCGCAATACCATCCGCGAAGCGCTGCACCGCTTGGGGCAGGAAGGCCTGACCCTTTATGTCCGAAATAAAGGCGTGATGGTTCGCCAGCTTGGCGCCGATCAGGTGCGCGACCTGTTTCAGGTCCGACGCACGCTGGAGTTACAGGCCATCAGCGCCAGCCGACCGTTGCGCGAATATCAATCCGACGACATGATCGAAGCCATCGAAGCCATCGAAGCCATCGAAGCCATCGAAGCCATCGAAGCCATCGAAGCTTCGCAACTGGCCCGCGAGCGTGAAGACTGGCGGGCTGTCGGCACCCACAGTCTGCGTTTTCATCAACACATTGTCGGTTTGTTACGCAGCCCGCTGTTCGATGAGTTCTTTACCAGTGTCGTTGCGCAACTGCGTCTGGTGTTCAGTGCGGCACCTGACGAATCCCGCTTCCAGGCGCCCTGGCTTGAGCGCGACCGGCTCATTCATGACTTGCTGGTAGACGGCGACAAGCCCGGCGCGTACGAAGCGTTGAGCGATTATCTCGAGCAACTGCTCGAGTTGTTCAACCATCCATCCCGTCACTGA
- a CDS encoding urea carboxylase-associated family protein, whose translation MYKDYPAAYQVSKGSALLVDKAFYERIRDTPAGRTLIEQFEVPIRTGRAWHVPAGHVFRVTTPVGPQVGDFNVWNANDPRERLWAARTRQLQGAHVSTHDRLWSNLPFLRPLVTITDDSLAHYGIDEHGGRLHDLLGTRCDPYVNKMLTGEDFHHHCHSNLTRAVLPHGLTEFDVHDVLNIFQCTGLNHDDMYFMKACPAQKGDYLEFFAEIDLLCALSTCPGGDLSLPMWGPDAQDPLSVCRPLGVEIYRLGDELLEGWSQPERAAYKGLHGLHIAKADWEV comes from the coding sequence ATGTACAAAGACTATCCCGCGGCTTATCAGGTCAGTAAGGGCTCGGCGTTGCTGGTCGATAAAGCTTTCTACGAGCGGATCCGCGATACACCGGCCGGCCGCACGTTGATCGAACAATTCGAAGTGCCGATCCGCACCGGACGCGCCTGGCATGTGCCGGCGGGGCATGTGTTCCGCGTGACCACACCGGTGGGCCCGCAAGTGGGGGATTTCAACGTCTGGAATGCCAACGACCCACGCGAGCGACTGTGGGCTGCAAGGACCCGGCAATTGCAGGGCGCTCATGTCAGCACCCATGACCGACTCTGGTCGAACTTGCCCTTTCTGCGGCCGCTGGTGACCATCACCGACGACAGCCTGGCCCATTACGGTATCGATGAACATGGCGGACGTTTGCACGATCTGCTGGGCACGCGCTGCGATCCCTATGTGAACAAGATGCTCACCGGCGAGGACTTCCATCACCACTGTCATTCGAACCTGACTCGAGCCGTTTTACCGCACGGTTTGACCGAGTTCGACGTGCATGACGTGTTGAACATCTTTCAGTGCACGGGGCTCAACCACGACGATATGTACTTCATGAAGGCCTGCCCGGCGCAGAAGGGCGACTACCTGGAGTTCTTCGCCGAGATTGATCTGCTGTGTGCATTGTCGACCTGCCCGGGGGGCGATTTGTCGCTGCCGATGTGGGGGCCGGATGCGCAGGACCCGTTAAGTGTCTGTCGGCCGTTGGGGGTAGAAATCTATCGTTTGGGAGATGAACTACTCGAAGGCTGGAGCCAGCCAGAACGCGCGGCGTACAAGGGGTTGCACGGCTTGCACATCGCCAAGGCGGATTGGGAAGTGTGA